CCATAATCACGCGCCTGCGCCATGCGCTCGGGCGAGCGGGCTTCCTTTTCGGCCCGGCCCTGCGCGTGGAGCGAGGTCCGGCGGCTGAGTTCCTCACCCGCCTTGCGCGTCACGAACAGGCCGTTGGTCTGGACCAGCGTCCGGCGGCTCTCATCGATATTGGGGCGGGCCGGCTTCACATCGGGCGCATTGATGATGAGCGTGCGGGTCTTCTCATTCCATTCCAGATCGCTCGCGTCGATGCCGCTGACGTCGATGAAATAATCGACCGAGAAGGGCATCTTCACGACCTGATCCGATTTCAGCCAGCCAAAGCCGCGCACATCCTGCGCCGTGCTCTGGATCGTGCCGGACAGTTCCGACACCTTGAGGCTGGAGGCACCGGCGAAACGCTGGGCAATGACCTTGGTGACGGCGGAGCCGTCATCCTCCACGCTCACCGTATAGTCGCGCTCATAGCGGTGCCAGCCGACCAGCATGGCCGCGCCCACGGCCAGCAGGATCAGCGCGGCGGCAATCGGCCCGCCAAAGCGTTTCAGCGCAACTGCCATCGCCCGTCCCCCGTCGCGGCGGCGATGCCGCGTCCGTCGAGGTCAATCAGATGCGCGAGAACGGAGCGGCCCGCCGCGCTGTGCAGGCGCGGGTCGACGCCCTTGTACATTTCCGCGACCATGGTCGGGATTTCCGACGCGCCATGGCGTTGGAGGAAGCGCATGATCTGGCCCTCCCGCTGCTTGCGGTGGCCCATCATGCCGCGCACCAGACGCTGGGGGCTTTCCACCGGATCGCCATGCGCCGGGTAGAAGATCGCATCCGTCCGGTCGAGCAGGCGCTGCATCGACGCCATATAGGCGGTCATGTCGCCATCGGGGGGCGAGACGACACTGGTCGACCAGCCCATCACATGATCCCCGGTAAAGAGCGCAGCTTCCTCGATCAGGGCGAAGCAGAGATGGTTGGAGGTGTGGCCGGGGGTCGCGACGGCTTCCAGCGTCCAGCCCTTGCCCTCGATCCGCTCGCCATCCGTCAGCACCCGGTCAGGGCGGTAGGCGGCATCGAAGGCCGCATCGGCGCGGGGGCCGTCATCGTCCAGCGTCAGCGGCGCGCAACCGATGATGGGGGCCCCGGTCAGCGCGCTGAGCGGCGCGGCGGCGGGGCTGTGGTCGCGATGGGTGTGGGTGCACAGGATCGCCGTGACCGGGCGGCCGCCAATCGCCGCCAACAGCGCGTCCAGATGCGCCGGATCGTCCGGGCCGGGATCGACGACCGCCACATCCTCCACGCCCACCAGATAGGTTTGCGTGCCGGTATAGGTGAAGGGCGAGGGATTGGGCGCCAGCACACGCCCCACCAGCGGAGAGAGCTGCATCAGCGTCCCGGTCGGGACATCGGCCGGATCGAAGGAAGGTGCCATATTCCCCATGTGCCCATTTCCGGGCGGTTTTCAAGGGCGATCCCCTCGCCTACAGTGAAGCCATGACGGGTTCGGGCGATCTTTGCGAGCGATGGCGGCACCATCTGGCGCTCGACCGGCGACGGTCGGTTCACACGGTACGCGCCTATGTGGCGACGGCGGAACGGCTGATCGCCTTTCTGGAGGAACATCGCGGCGAGGCGGTGACGGCGGCGACTCTGGCCAGGGTCGAGCAGGCCGATCTGCGCGCCTTCCTGACCGCCCGCCGGATGGACGGGATCGGCAATGTGTCGGCGGCGCGGGAATTGTCGGCGGTGCGGGGGTTCCTGAAATTCGTCGGCGGCGAGGATGCGCGGGTGCCGATGCTGAAAGGACCGCGGGTGAAGCGTGGGTTGCCGCGCCCGGTGTCGCCCGATGAAGCCGTGGCGCTGGCGGAGGATATTGCCGAAACGGCGCGCGAGCCATGGATCGGCGCGCGGGACTGGGCGGTGCTGCTGCTGCTGTACGGGGCGGGCCTGCGCATCGGGGAAGCAATGGGGCTGACCGGGGCGGTGCTGCCGCTGGGGGAAACGCTGCGGGTGACAGGCAAGCGGGGCAAGACGCGGATCGTGCCGTTGCTGCCGCAGGTTCGGCAGGCACTGGGTAGCTATGTCGCGCTCTGCCCCTTTGCGGCGGAAAAGGATACGCCACTGTTCCGGGGTGCACGGGGCGGGCCGCTGTCCGCCGCCCTGATCCGGCGCGCGGTGCAGGGTGCGCGGGGACGGCTGGGGCTGTCGGACCGGACGACGCCCCATGCGCTGCGGCACAGCTTCGCGACGCATCTGCTGGGGCGTGGGGCGGATTTACGGTCGCTTCAGGAATTGCTCGGCCATGCCAGCCTGTCCTCCACCCAAATCTATACGCAGGTGGATGCGGCGCATCTGCTCGATATCTACCGCAACGCGCATCCGCGCGCCTAACCGCGCGGTTTCCATATGACGAGGCGCCACAGGTAGAAGACTAGCGCGCCGATCACGCAGGCGGTCGCGACGGGTCCCACATATTTGTCGATGTCGCGGAAATTCTGGCCGAGGACGTAGCCCGCATAGGCCAGGATGACATTCCACACCAGCGCGCCGCCGGTCGTCCAGATCAGGAAGCGGACATGACCCATGCGGAACAGCCCGGCGGGCAGCGAAATCATCGTGCGGAAAGCAGGCATGAAGCGGAAGACGAACACGACGATCTGCCCATATTTGCCGAAAATATGGTCCAGCGCCTCGACATCCTTCCATTCCAGCGTCGCCCAACGGCCGTAGCGGTCGACGATCGGTTTCAGCCGGCCAAAGCCCAGCACATGCCCGATCAGATACCAGAAATAATTGCCGACCGTGGTGCCGAGCGTCCCTGCGAGCAGCAGCCAGCCCATGTCCATCCGCCCCTGCCCGACGCGGATACCGCCAATCCCCATGATGAGTTCGGAGGGGATGGGCGGAAAGACATTTTCGATCACCATCAGGGCGAACACGCCCCAATAGCCGCCTGCGTCAATCAGGCGGAGAACCCAGTCGGTCATCAGGGCGCACTATTGCTCAGGCGGCTGCCCTCGCCGCCAGCCGGGCGTCGATCGCGTCCCAGATCATGCCGCCGGTATCGGTGCCGTTGAAGACATCGATGGACACAATGCCCGTCGGAGACGTCACGTTGATTTCCGTCAGCCACTCGCCGCCGATCACGTCGATGCCGACGAACAGCAGGCCACGACGCTTTAGTTCCGGTCCCATGGCGGCGCAGATTTCCAGTTCGCGGTCGGTCAGTTCGGTCTTGGCCGCCGATCCGCCCACTGCGAGGTTCGAACGGATCTCGCCCGCACCGGGGATGCGGTTGATCGCGCCCGCGACTTCGCCGTCGATCAGGACGATGCGCTTGTCGCCCTGCGCGACGCCGGGGATGAAGGCCTGAACCATGAAAGGCTCGACCCAGGAGCTCTTGAACAGTTCCACCAGCGCCGAGAGATTCGCGCCGGACTGCCCCACATGAAAGACGGCGTTGCCCGCATTGCCGTAAAGCGGCTTCACCACGACCTCGCCATGCTGGGCGAGGAAAGACTTCACCTCTTCCAGATCGCGGGTGATCATCGTCGGCGGCATGAAGCGCGCATAGTCGAGCACGAACAGCTTTTCCGGCGCATTGCGGACGGAGGCGGGGTCGTTCACCACCAGCGTCTCTTGCCTAACCCGTTCCAGCAAATGGGTGGCGGTGATATAGCTGAGATCAAAGGGCGGGTCCTGCCGCATCAGCACCACATCGACATCGCGGCCGAGATCGAGAATCTCCGGCTCACCGAGGGCATAATGATCGCCCTCGACCTTCTGCACCTTCACCGGGCGCGCCTTGGCCAGCACGCGGCCGTCGCGATAGGTGAGGTCGGGCGCGAGATAATGATAGAGCCGATGCCCCCTCGCCTGCCCCGCCAACATGATGTGGAAGGTCGAATCGCCACCGATCTTGATCCCTTCCATCGGGTCCATCTGTACGGCGACGGTGAGCGGGTTAAGCTGGGTCATGGGCGTTTCGCGTTCCTTCCAATGGCGGAAGGCTCTTACCCCCCATGCCAGACATTGGCCAGATGGCGTGGTGGACGGCCCGGTGCAAGGAGCATGACGTCGATTCGCATGTCGTCGCCCGGTTCGGCGAGGTCGTAGAAGAGGATTTCCGCCGCCGCAGCGACGCGGGACAGGCGGCGTTCGTCGATGGCAAGGTCAAGATCGGCGCCGGTGGCCCGTGCCTTCACCTCGACGAAAACGAGCATCCTGCCGCGCCGGGCAACCAGATCGACCTCGCCCGCAGGCGTGCGCATCCGGCGGCCGACGATCTGCCAGCCCTTCAGGCGCAGCCACCAGCCCGCGATGCGCTCAGCCTGCCGTCCGCGCTTTTCGGCGGCCTTTTTCTTCACCCCTTGAGTTCCAGCGCGCGGTCGTACAGCGCCCGGCGGTCGAGGCCGAGTTTCTTCGCGACCTCACCCGCCGCCTTGGAGACAGGGAGCCGCCCCATCGCTTCGAGCAGCGCCGCATCGGCATCCTCGGCGCTGGCGGGGGGTGCTTCGCCGGGTGGGCCGACGATGACGACGATCTCGCCCTTGGGCGGGGCGTCGGCATAGCGGGCGGACAGTTCAGTCAGCGTGCCGGTGGCGGTTTCTTCAAAGGCCTTGCTGATCTCGCGGCTGACGGCGGCTTCGCGGTCGCCCAGATGTTCGGCCATGGCGGCCAGGCTTTCCGAGAGGCGCGGGCCGCTTTCGTAGAAGACCAGCGTGGCGCGCAAGGCCGCAACCTCACCCAAGGCATCGCCCCGCGCCTTCTGTTTCGACGGCAGGAAGCCCATGAACAGGAAACGGTCGGTCGGAAGCCCTGACAAAGTGAGCGCGGCGATGGCGGCGCTGGGACCGGGCAAGGTCGTGATCCTGCGCCCAGCCGCCCGCGCATCGCGCACCAGCTTGTAGCCCGGATCGGAGATGAGCGGCGTCCCCGCATCCGAAAGCAGCGCCACCGATTCGCTCGCCATCCGCTCGATCAGACGGGCGCGGACCCCTTCAGCGCTATGATCGTGATAGGGGACCATCGGCCGGTCCGATCCGGCATGGCGCAACAAACGTGCGCTGACCCGTGTATCTTCCACGGCGACCACATCGGCCAGCCGCAGGACTTCGGCGGCGCGGGGGGTTAGGTCTCCAAGGTTGCCGATCGGCCCCGCAACGATGTAAAGCCCTGCCTCAAGACGAGATGGTTCAGTATCCATAAGGACGCCAGATGACAGA
This region of Sphingobium sp. EM0848 genomic DNA includes:
- a CDS encoding DUF4230 domain-containing protein encodes the protein MAVALKRFGGPIAAALILLAVGAAMLVGWHRYERDYTVSVEDDGSAVTKVIAQRFAGASSLKVSELSGTIQSTAQDVRGFGWLKSDQVVKMPFSVDYFIDVSGIDASDLEWNEKTRTLIINAPDVKPARPNIDESRRTLVQTNGLFVTRKAGEELSRRTSLHAQGRAEKEARSPERMAQARDYGRAALGKLLGAPLGALGYGDARVIVTFPPERAKRNPEQWDVTTPINEVLANRRQAR
- a CDS encoding MBL fold metallo-hydrolase; translated protein: MAPSFDPADVPTGTLMQLSPLVGRVLAPNPSPFTYTGTQTYLVGVEDVAVVDPGPDDPAHLDALLAAIGGRPVTAILCTHTHRDHSPAAAPLSALTGAPIIGCAPLTLDDDGPRADAAFDAAYRPDRVLTDGERIEGKGWTLEAVATPGHTSNHLCFALIEEAALFTGDHVMGWSTSVVSPPDGDMTAYMASMQRLLDRTDAIFYPAHGDPVESPQRLVRGMMGHRKQREGQIMRFLQRHGASEIPTMVAEMYKGVDPRLHSAAGRSVLAHLIDLDGRGIAAATGDGRWQLR
- a CDS encoding tyrosine recombinase XerC, coding for MTGSGDLCERWRHHLALDRRRSVHTVRAYVATAERLIAFLEEHRGEAVTAATLARVEQADLRAFLTARRMDGIGNVSAARELSAVRGFLKFVGGEDARVPMLKGPRVKRGLPRPVSPDEAVALAEDIAETAREPWIGARDWAVLLLLYGAGLRIGEAMGLTGAVLPLGETLRVTGKRGKTRIVPLLPQVRQALGSYVALCPFAAEKDTPLFRGARGGPLSAALIRRAVQGARGRLGLSDRTTPHALRHSFATHLLGRGADLRSLQELLGHASLSSTQIYTQVDAAHLLDIYRNAHPRA
- a CDS encoding DedA family protein; translated protein: MTDWVLRLIDAGGYWGVFALMVIENVFPPIPSELIMGIGGIRVGQGRMDMGWLLLAGTLGTTVGNYFWYLIGHVLGFGRLKPIVDRYGRWATLEWKDVEALDHIFGKYGQIVVFVFRFMPAFRTMISLPAGLFRMGHVRFLIWTTGGALVWNVILAYAGYVLGQNFRDIDKYVGPVATACVIGALVFYLWRLVIWKPRG
- the gshB gene encoding glutathione synthase; this encodes MTQLNPLTVAVQMDPMEGIKIGGDSTFHIMLAGQARGHRLYHYLAPDLTYRDGRVLAKARPVKVQKVEGDHYALGEPEILDLGRDVDVVLMRQDPPFDLSYITATHLLERVRQETLVVNDPASVRNAPEKLFVLDYARFMPPTMITRDLEEVKSFLAQHGEVVVKPLYGNAGNAVFHVGQSGANLSALVELFKSSWVEPFMVQAFIPGVAQGDKRIVLIDGEVAGAINRIPGAGEIRSNLAVGGSAAKTELTDRELEICAAMGPELKRRGLLFVGIDVIGGEWLTEINVTSPTGIVSIDVFNGTDTGGMIWDAIDARLAARAAA
- a CDS encoding YraN family protein, producing the protein MKKKAAEKRGRQAERIAGWWLRLKGWQIVGRRMRTPAGEVDLVARRGRMLVFVEVKARATGADLDLAIDERRLSRVAAAAEILFYDLAEPGDDMRIDVMLLAPGRPPRHLANVWHGG
- the rsmI gene encoding 16S rRNA (cytidine(1402)-2'-O)-methyltransferase, with the protein product MDTEPSRLEAGLYIVAGPIGNLGDLTPRAAEVLRLADVVAVEDTRVSARLLRHAGSDRPMVPYHDHSAEGVRARLIERMASESVALLSDAGTPLISDPGYKLVRDARAAGRRITTLPGPSAAIAALTLSGLPTDRFLFMGFLPSKQKARGDALGEVAALRATLVFYESGPRLSESLAAMAEHLGDREAAVSREISKAFEETATGTLTELSARYADAPPKGEIVVIVGPPGEAPPASAEDADAALLEAMGRLPVSKAAGEVAKKLGLDRRALYDRALELKG